A part of Halobacillus shinanisalinarum genomic DNA contains:
- a CDS encoding DMT family transporter: protein MTVFMYIFCLLVWGLNFIAVKIQGTPISLEVSLTYRIAGAALLFVILACLSRPSGRPSRSDALPIITFGVCNFALSYLFLYYGTIWSSAALVTLMFSMKAILTPIALRVFLGEKLHPRILIGGIVGIIAVCVVIYPLLSEEFNSAYLKGIGMALLGTLLTSVGDASSARNANRGVNPVYSNSVGGIVAALLLFIICAFEGQNFYIPTSTSYLAALAWLTILASFVAWMFYLKLVERIGASLSSYMVALFPAIGGIASVIIGDSKPTLYLFFGCLLGCVGAAIAMGFRLPFHRSLKKDFKRNQLSSNKKIT, encoded by the coding sequence ATGACAGTTTTTATGTACATTTTCTGCCTCCTTGTATGGGGGCTGAATTTTATAGCAGTCAAAATTCAGGGTACACCTATAAGCCTTGAAGTGTCATTGACCTACCGCATTGCAGGAGCTGCCTTGTTGTTCGTTATCTTAGCTTGCCTGTCTCGCCCATCTGGCCGGCCTTCACGTAGTGATGCTTTGCCCATTATTACATTTGGAGTTTGCAACTTTGCATTAAGTTACCTCTTTTTGTATTATGGCACAATCTGGAGTTCAGCAGCGCTGGTGACATTAATGTTTTCAATGAAAGCTATATTGACTCCTATTGCATTGCGTGTATTTCTTGGAGAGAAGTTACATCCTCGAATTCTTATAGGGGGAATTGTTGGTATTATTGCTGTTTGTGTGGTGATTTACCCTCTTTTATCGGAAGAATTCAATTCAGCTTACCTAAAAGGGATAGGAATGGCATTACTCGGTACCTTGTTGACATCGGTTGGTGATGCAAGTTCAGCTCGAAACGCCAACCGGGGAGTTAATCCCGTCTATTCAAATAGTGTGGGTGGGATTGTAGCAGCACTTCTTCTATTTATTATCTGCGCCTTCGAAGGCCAGAATTTCTACATCCCAACATCAACCTCTTATCTTGCAGCGTTGGCTTGGTTAACGATACTTGCATCCTTTGTCGCATGGATGTTCTACCTCAAACTTGTCGAGCGAATCGGTGCATCACTTAGCAGCTACATGGTTGCCCTTTTCCCTGCTATAGGAGGGATTGCATCCGTTATAATCGGGGACTCAAAGCCAACTTTATATTTATTTTTCGGATGCTTACTTGGTTGTGTTGGGGCTGCTATTGCAATGGGGTTTCGCCTTCCTTTTCATAGAAGTTTGAAGAAAGATTTTAAAAGGAACCAGTTATCATCTAATAAAAAAATCACTTAA
- a CDS encoding NAD(P)-dependent oxidoreductase, producing the protein MIEALQNREIIGAAIDTFDIEPLEGDSPFLKLDNITMTAHIAGSTQDAFRNTPKKLAVRILEHLRYR; encoded by the coding sequence TTGATTGAGGCTTTACAGAACCGAGAAATTATTGGAGCGGCTATAGATACTTTTGATATCGAACCTCTTGAAGGTGACAGTCCATTTTTAAAACTGGATAATATAACGATGACTGCTCACATTGCGGGTAGTACACAGGATGCTTTTAGGAATACACCGAAGAAGTTAGCTGTGAGGATATTAGAGCATTTGCGGTATCGATGA
- a CDS encoding tripartite tricarboxylate transporter TctB family protein: MVSTKRDLINALLLLFFCCFAYYESSLISERNLGKTEADFFPNIVIIVLAILSLCLLVKSIYGMVRAKDYHFKFSFRNLLQENKKVILTFAIFGLYVLLLDYIGYFLSSILFLFTLYLLLSNNKQKLWAVLLGMVAFTLVLYVVFQNGLSVFLPTGQLF; encoded by the coding sequence ATGGTAAGTACAAAGCGTGACCTGATCAACGCACTGTTACTATTATTTTTCTGCTGTTTTGCCTACTATGAATCCTCATTAATATCAGAACGTAATCTAGGTAAAACAGAAGCGGATTTTTTTCCGAATATAGTGATTATCGTATTAGCCATTCTGAGCTTATGTTTATTGGTAAAAAGTATATACGGGATGGTCCGAGCGAAGGATTATCATTTCAAGTTCTCGTTTAGAAATCTCCTCCAAGAAAATAAGAAAGTGATTCTAACCTTTGCGATCTTTGGTTTATATGTTCTTCTACTAGACTATATCGGTTACTTTCTTTCATCAATTTTGTTTTTATTTACCTTGTATCTACTGCTTTCGAATAATAAACAAAAGCTTTGGGCTGTATTGCTAGGGATGGTGGCGTTCACTCTCGTATTGTATGTAGTTTTCCAAAATGGACTGTCGGTTTTCCTTCCTACAGGGCAGCTGTTTTAA
- a CDS encoding glycoside hydrolase family 3 C-terminal domain-containing protein, which translates to MGSGHAAVMALKAGADIIMATGSHEEQVETFESLYQAVESGELSKKRINESVERVLMQKLKHDLFENRFVDPEKAKEIAAQPDFQEKAAEVARQSITLVKNDNVLPFDKHTEQNIFVAGVTEVDSVASAVQNISEANVTSWQASSHTPKEEEVQEAAALAENADKIIVATYSKSGLPDEQAQLVKELQDTGKPVVAVSLGLPYDVAEYPKVDGYLTSYAIDKWGSDNPTVLPALKASVDVIFGAQPGGKLPVTIEDLYPYGHGLSYK; encoded by the coding sequence ATGGGGTCAGGGCACGCCGCAGTCATGGCTTTAAAAGCCGGTGCGGATATTATAATGGCTACTGGTTCTCATGAAGAACAAGTAGAAACCTTCGAATCACTCTATCAAGCGGTAGAATCTGGTGAACTATCTAAAAAACGAATCAATGAATCAGTTGAGCGCGTACTGATGCAAAAATTGAAACACGACTTATTTGAAAATCGCTTTGTGGATCCAGAAAAAGCAAAAGAAATTGCGGCCCAACCTGACTTTCAGGAAAAAGCTGCAGAAGTAGCACGACAGTCCATTACTCTTGTTAAAAACGATAATGTTTTACCCTTCGATAAACATACTGAACAGAATATTTTTGTAGCAGGTGTAACCGAGGTGGATTCTGTTGCTAGTGCGGTGCAAAACATAAGTGAGGCCAACGTCACTTCTTGGCAGGCGTCATCCCATACCCCAAAGGAGGAGGAGGTTCAAGAAGCAGCTGCATTAGCTGAGAATGCGGACAAAATCATCGTTGCAACATACTCAAAAAGCGGACTGCCCGATGAACAAGCGCAACTTGTCAAAGAGCTTCAGGACACTGGTAAACCAGTTGTTGCTGTCAGCCTTGGGTTGCCTTATGATGTTGCCGAATATCCAAAAGTCGATGGTTATCTTACTTCTTATGCGATTGATAAGTGGGGAAGTGATAATCCAACGGTTTTACCTGCATTAAAAGCCTCTGTGGATGTGATCTTTGGTGCTCAGCCGGGCGGTAAACTTCCGGTTACGATTGAAGATCTGTATCCTTACGGGCATGGTTTAAGTTACAAATAG
- a CDS encoding recombinase family protein, which yields MLFGYARVSTKDQNLHMQFDALKRYGLEEKNIYSEKITGTKKDRPAFTEMIKYLREGDTVVVYKLDRIGRSTKHLVDLINDFHEKGINFVSINEKIDTTTAMGKLVFTIFSGLAQFERDIISERTKSGLDAARARGRKGGRPNKSQSKLDMAFRMYDSKEYSIEEILNAADISRATFYRYLSNR from the coding sequence ATGTTATTTGGATATGCCCGGGTCAGTACAAAAGATCAAAATTTACATATGCAGTTTGACGCGTTAAAAAGATATGGCTTAGAAGAGAAAAACATTTACTCAGAAAAAATTACGGGAACGAAAAAGGATCGTCCGGCATTCACGGAAATGATTAAATATCTACGTGAAGGAGATACGGTAGTCGTTTATAAACTCGATCGAATTGGTCGTAGCACAAAACACTTGGTAGATCTAATCAATGACTTTCATGAAAAAGGCATTAACTTTGTTTCTATTAATGAGAAAATTGATACCACAACAGCAATGGGAAAATTGGTATTCACAATTTTTAGTGGATTAGCGCAGTTTGAACGTGACATTATATCAGAACGAACGAAATCTGGTTTGGATGCTGCGAGAGCCCGGGGTAGAAAAGGGGGACGACCAAATAAATCCCAATCTAAACTGGATATGGCCTTTCGCATGTATGATAGTAAAGAGTATAGTATAGAGGAAATACTGAATGCAGCTGACATTAGCAGAGCTACTTTTTATAGATATTTAAGTAATCGTTAA
- the hemA gene encoding 5-aminolevulinate synthase, whose product MYAEMMNNKIQSLKESGQYREFVTINRIRGQYPLAMLSGQEEEQSVVVWCSNDYLGMSQHSAVTEAAHEAIQLFGAGSGGSRNIGGTHQHYNLLESSLADWHNKEAALVYPTGYGSNDATLQCLLRLFPECIIFSDELNHASIINGIRSTKTDRAVFRHNDVEHLEGLLAAQPIDRPKIIVFESVYSMDGDVSPIKEICSLAKKYNALTFIDEVHAIGMYGPRGAGIAAELGVENQLDIIQGTMAKGIGVIGGYIAASEEMVDAIRSFASGFIFTTSLPPSIVAACNASVEHLKKSDEERNTLHRKTKILRDELYQAGIPIMKSSETHILPVLVGDAKKCKDAAKRLLEKHRVYLQPINSPTAPVGTERFRVNVTPNHTEEQILQLTDALIEVFHHFDISFVERTDVTFQ is encoded by the coding sequence ATGTATGCTGAAATGATGAACAACAAGATCCAATCTTTAAAAGAAAGTGGACAATATCGGGAATTCGTTACAATTAACCGTATACGCGGACAATATCCCTTAGCAATGTTAAGTGGACAAGAAGAAGAGCAATCAGTTGTTGTTTGGTGTAGCAATGACTACCTTGGTATGTCACAACATTCAGCTGTAACCGAAGCTGCACACGAGGCAATCCAGTTGTTCGGGGCAGGTTCTGGCGGGTCGAGAAACATAGGAGGTACCCATCAACATTATAACTTATTGGAATCCTCACTTGCAGACTGGCACAATAAAGAGGCAGCTTTAGTTTACCCAACAGGGTACGGATCAAATGATGCCACATTACAATGCTTACTACGGCTATTCCCTGAATGCATCATCTTTTCTGACGAACTAAATCATGCTTCAATCATTAATGGAATCCGTAGTACTAAAACCGACCGTGCAGTTTTCCGACATAATGACGTGGAGCATTTAGAGGGATTACTTGCGGCACAACCCATTGATCGGCCAAAAATCATTGTATTCGAGTCCGTGTACTCTATGGACGGAGATGTATCCCCGATTAAAGAAATTTGTAGCCTCGCTAAGAAGTATAACGCTTTAACATTTATAGATGAGGTACATGCTATTGGAATGTATGGTCCACGCGGGGCAGGTATAGCTGCGGAACTAGGCGTAGAGAATCAATTGGATATCATCCAAGGGACCATGGCAAAAGGAATTGGAGTAATAGGAGGGTATATTGCTGCATCAGAAGAAATGGTTGACGCCATTCGCTCCTTTGCCTCTGGGTTTATTTTTACTACATCACTTCCTCCATCTATAGTAGCAGCTTGTAACGCAAGTGTTGAACACTTAAAGAAATCAGATGAGGAAAGAAATACTCTACATAGAAAAACGAAAATCTTAAGGGATGAACTTTATCAAGCAGGTATCCCTATCATGAAATCGAGTGAAACTCATATTCTTCCGGTCTTAGTTGGGGATGCCAAAAAGTGTAAGGATGCGGCTAAGCGCTTGCTGGAAAAGCATCGTGTCTACTTACAACCTATTAACTCGCCAACCGCCCCTGTAGGAACAGAGCGCTTTCGTGTTAACGTTACACCTAATCACACCGAGGAACAAATTTTACAACTAACAGATGCTTTGATTGAAGTTTTCCATCACTTTGACATTTCATTTGTGGAACGTACAGATGTGACTTTCCAATGA
- a CDS encoding tripartite tricarboxylate transporter substrate binding protein has product MKKSIYITILSLMMIFVLSACGSETSSEGQASNYPNKTIQLVVPWDAGGDTDAINRLVAKELEKDLEVDVVVKNVAGGSGVVGAQQVLNAKNDGYTLLSIHDSVAMSQLTGQSDFGYFDFEPIALMTSTYDAIATHPSSPWDSMEDVVKAAKENPGSISYAASIGSTSQLEPALIQTAADIKFNIVGFDGTAKRMKAVVGNDVDLGGVSVVAGKDYLADDRMKLLGYTGEERSEVLPDVPTLKEQGIDVVSATNRGIVAPKGTPEEIVKKLSDALKKVANSESFKSKMDELGTDVNFQGTEEYTEFLKKNEKDMKDSLEKSGLLAE; this is encoded by the coding sequence TTGAAAAAAAGTATTTATATTACAATTCTAAGCCTTATGATGATCTTCGTTCTATCTGCTTGCGGTTCAGAAACCAGTTCGGAAGGACAAGCCTCTAATTATCCTAATAAAACGATTCAATTGGTCGTACCATGGGATGCTGGTGGGGATACAGATGCTATCAATAGGTTAGTAGCAAAAGAGTTGGAAAAAGATTTAGAGGTAGATGTCGTTGTCAAAAATGTTGCAGGTGGCAGCGGTGTTGTAGGCGCGCAACAGGTTTTAAACGCTAAAAATGATGGGTACACACTCCTTTCTATACATGACTCTGTGGCTATGTCTCAACTTACTGGTCAATCTGATTTTGGTTATTTTGATTTTGAACCCATTGCATTAATGACATCAACTTATGATGCGATTGCAACACATCCAAGTAGTCCTTGGGATTCAATGGAGGATGTTGTAAAAGCAGCAAAGGAAAATCCAGGATCAATATCCTATGCAGCATCAATAGGTTCAACATCACAGCTGGAGCCTGCATTGATTCAAACAGCGGCAGATATAAAGTTTAATATTGTCGGTTTTGATGGAACGGCTAAACGTATGAAAGCTGTTGTCGGTAATGATGTAGATTTGGGTGGTGTATCAGTCGTGGCAGGGAAAGATTACCTTGCGGATGACCGTATGAAGCTGCTGGGTTACACGGGTGAAGAAAGAAGTGAGGTATTACCAGATGTACCTACCCTTAAGGAACAAGGTATTGATGTGGTCTCAGCTACGAACAGAGGTATTGTTGCCCCTAAAGGCACGCCAGAAGAAATTGTAAAAAAGCTTAGCGATGCTCTTAAGAAAGTAGCAAACAGTGAGTCGTTCAAGAGTAAAATGGACGAATTGGGTACGGACGTCAACTTCCAAGGAACAGAAGAATACACTGAGTTTTTGAAGAAAAATGAGAAAGATATGAAAGATTCACTAGAAAAAAGTGGCTTATTAGCAGAATAG
- a CDS encoding glycoside hydrolase family 3 protein: protein MKKLVTKVCCLMVFLLVVASPSAAFTKSQSSEEHFKHSDPPSDKANKGMARRIIAHMTMKEKIGQLVMPVTHPQHAIDEMPNDNTREIIQDYHAGSVIIANKKDPEFMSKYNNQLQEWASETRLGIPLIISADLEYGTTHNVIQGTTTFPHQMGIGATRSTKVAETVASITAEEAKAMGFSWNFSPLADVNTNPKNPVIGVRSFGEKSDLVSEMTSAMIKGYQSEGVITSVKHFPGHGNTEVDSHFGLPTVTYDRETLKEVHLAPFKAAIDVGVDSIMTAHVIIEAIDPKLPATLSKKVLTGLLREEMNFDGIIITDAMSMDAIDERWGQGTPQSWL from the coding sequence TTGAAGAAGTTAGTCACAAAAGTATGCTGTTTAATGGTTTTCTTGTTAGTAGTCGCTTCGCCAAGTGCGGCATTTACAAAATCACAATCATCAGAGGAACATTTTAAACATTCAGATCCCCCATCGGACAAGGCAAATAAGGGAATGGCCAGAAGAATCATTGCCCATATGACCATGAAAGAAAAAATCGGCCAGCTGGTTATGCCCGTTACCCACCCTCAACATGCAATTGATGAAATGCCAAATGATAACACACGTGAAATCATTCAAGATTATCATGCGGGCTCTGTCATTATTGCAAACAAAAAAGATCCTGAATTTATGTCCAAATACAACAATCAACTGCAAGAATGGGCAAGCGAAACACGTCTTGGTATTCCACTTATCATCTCGGCGGACCTTGAATATGGCACTACACATAATGTGATTCAAGGGACAACGACATTTCCTCATCAAATGGGGATTGGGGCAACGCGTAGCACAAAGGTTGCAGAAACTGTGGCGAGCATCACTGCTGAAGAAGCCAAGGCCATGGGGTTTAGCTGGAACTTTTCCCCTTTGGCGGATGTCAATACGAATCCCAAGAATCCCGTCATAGGTGTCCGTTCTTTCGGGGAAAAAAGTGACCTCGTTTCTGAGATGACGAGTGCGATGATCAAAGGATATCAATCAGAAGGTGTTATTACTTCTGTCAAGCATTTTCCTGGCCACGGCAATACCGAGGTCGATTCACATTTTGGCTTGCCAACGGTTACATACGACCGTGAAACGCTTAAAGAAGTTCACCTCGCACCATTTAAAGCAGCGATAGATGTAGGGGTCGACTCTATCATGACCGCCCATGTGATTATTGAAGCCATTGATCCAAAGTTGCCGGCGACATTGTCTAAAAAAGTGTTAACGGGATTACTTCGGGAAGAGATGAATTTTGATGGGATCATTATTACAGACGCAATGAGCATGGATGCTATTGATGAAAGATGGGGTCAGGGCACGCCGCAGTCATGGCTTTAA
- a CDS encoding AAA domain-containing protein, which yields MESINTMEKAKNFFEYMLSLNKLVGKVVRDYKEFDKNWDLNELNDLEGCYTFGDCQKEGHVLEIHRPVINERDEKPPKPDKLISRWINFDYNNETSNPSYKVEKVATDDDGNEIKEIFSENSKRKQSYQVWVAEWKEWAANLKEKRTVLRLYEEYFELISRFEKEGEALEFIYGTGLFCWQHPDPKIGTIRSPLITTKLELELDADRGIITANQVDETIKVENEMFSGVQLPNMDQVNELTSSIQASGITEDFSDFYTQFVNLIDANGEYIAEPTNIKPQKHPIIYDYSIFSLRSKNTRVLREDLEQIIEEISSGEEFELSETVLSILGEESDLSKDNAKGFEKDGLNSVEKNLYFPLESNEQQKEIVNRVEHHHGVTVQGPPGTGKTHTIANLVSHFLSEGKKILITSQKESPLKVLKNKIPKEIRDLCVPVLGGGRESLQGIEQSIRTISEKLGEVDVQKLERVIERNKDNLDRSKRNESKLKSQIKEYAEKEGTSIQYKGERLYKYDVAKRLSESTIDYSWIQDDVPLDGKFSLQAPDFKEMWALRGELHKGDLSLVHKELPVVDEQIRNSESFSSFMDGGESLVDSNDVGKNILETYQLPSDETVLEPLLASINATIHVSEILSDNEYQAVIEDFRAGGGREQRWRTLIEETEDAKQQLFEYYNQLVTHKVDLPHKDLSFLREELEIAKERLKTGKKPNFFFFMLKGKSCKYLFEKPVVDGKSVNTLEDIVPLETYLKYEELKQETARKFNGNMEEIGHSIIELEEKRFPYLLEDRLNELKSIQESIDAVISFKEKIADYNLDELDPYSPIDNKKVKAEMETAIEHLKYRKWDQEFYKEHQLLRELSDEEKMHPITEEFTAAFESKDRAKWSDLLTRLQTLQEKQLNVKQFYQLLDPLKPSLPLTRKWIEFSVGKLIDFPEDYKEAFELKKLQTWLDETKDMNVALLKGQIEDEHKEQRRLVREIVSAATWKNQVQSITAREKRALSAWKSYIKRFGQGTGKYAQNHLQDAREEMKTAQSAIPVWIMPVNQVIENFPVTNDKFDVIIFDESSQCDLFSVNVLMRGNKVIVVGDDEQISPQSIGINQEDVYDLTRRYMTGIPNATLFDGNISLYEIAEQTFPKEGKLMLREHFRCVPEIIQYSNDLSYGGEMIPLRLPLEDEKIDPPVHAVKVDEGYNDERNKDINLPEAEAIVGDIGEMIEDPKFDDQTIGVITLQGLKQHRLIENLIREKIGDREFVKRKIICGNPYTLQGDERDIVFLSMVVAPDRNFRALTKSSDKQRFNVAASRAKNQMRLYHSVELERLNPDDLRYKLLSYCKNPTRLNEQVENLEEQCDSPFEIDVLRMILSKGYKVTPQVQVGRYRIDFVIEGLRDRLAVECDGEKWHGPEKFEEDMQRQESLERAGWLFWRVRGREFYFDRTKAMESLWEQLSEMGIEPVYDHSVLS from the coding sequence TTGGAATCAATTAACACCATGGAGAAAGCTAAGAATTTTTTCGAATATATGCTTTCCTTGAATAAACTTGTTGGGAAAGTAGTTAGAGATTATAAAGAATTTGATAAGAACTGGGACTTAAATGAACTTAATGATTTGGAAGGCTGTTATACCTTCGGAGATTGTCAGAAAGAGGGGCATGTTCTAGAGATACATAGACCGGTCATTAACGAAAGAGATGAAAAACCTCCAAAGCCAGACAAGTTAATCTCTCGGTGGATTAATTTTGATTATAACAATGAAACTAGCAATCCATCATATAAAGTTGAAAAAGTTGCTACAGATGATGATGGAAACGAAATAAAAGAAATATTTTCTGAAAACAGTAAGCGAAAGCAATCCTACCAGGTGTGGGTTGCTGAATGGAAGGAATGGGCGGCTAATTTAAAAGAGAAAAGAACTGTCTTGCGTCTTTATGAGGAGTACTTTGAGCTGATCTCTCGTTTTGAAAAAGAGGGAGAGGCTCTCGAATTTATTTATGGAACTGGACTTTTCTGCTGGCAGCATCCGGACCCTAAAATTGGAACCATTCGCTCTCCACTTATTACAACAAAACTGGAACTGGAGCTTGATGCTGATAGAGGTATCATCACTGCCAATCAAGTCGATGAAACCATAAAGGTTGAGAATGAAATGTTCTCGGGGGTGCAACTGCCTAATATGGACCAAGTGAATGAATTGACTTCTAGCATCCAAGCTAGCGGGATTACCGAAGACTTTTCGGACTTCTATACCCAATTCGTTAATTTAATAGATGCCAATGGGGAGTACATAGCAGAACCTACTAATATCAAGCCACAAAAACATCCTATTATTTATGATTATTCTATTTTTTCTTTAAGAAGCAAAAATACCAGAGTTTTACGAGAGGATTTAGAGCAAATAATCGAAGAAATCTCTTCAGGTGAAGAATTTGAGCTTTCTGAAACGGTGCTATCCATTTTGGGTGAGGAAAGTGACCTTTCAAAAGATAATGCGAAAGGGTTTGAAAAAGATGGATTAAATTCAGTTGAGAAAAATCTATATTTCCCCCTAGAGTCTAATGAACAACAAAAAGAAATCGTTAATAGGGTTGAACATCATCATGGTGTCACTGTTCAAGGACCTCCAGGAACAGGGAAAACTCATACAATCGCGAATCTCGTATCGCATTTTCTCTCTGAAGGGAAAAAGATATTAATCACCAGTCAAAAGGAGAGTCCTTTAAAAGTATTAAAGAACAAGATACCTAAAGAAATTCGTGATTTATGTGTACCTGTACTTGGCGGAGGAAGAGAATCCCTGCAAGGAATTGAGCAATCTATTCGTACCATTAGTGAAAAGCTAGGAGAAGTAGATGTTCAAAAGCTTGAAAGAGTGATTGAGAGAAATAAGGATAATTTAGATCGAAGCAAGCGAAATGAATCAAAGTTAAAAAGCCAAATCAAAGAATATGCGGAAAAAGAGGGAACTTCCATTCAATATAAAGGAGAAAGATTATATAAGTATGACGTAGCTAAACGTCTTTCAGAATCTACTATTGATTACTCCTGGATTCAAGATGATGTGCCTCTAGATGGGAAATTTTCGTTGCAAGCTCCAGATTTTAAAGAAATGTGGGCATTAAGGGGTGAGTTACATAAAGGCGATTTATCTTTAGTTCATAAGGAACTTCCAGTGGTAGATGAACAGATTAGGAATAGTGAATCGTTCTCCTCTTTCATGGACGGAGGAGAAAGTTTAGTTGATTCTAACGATGTTGGAAAGAACATTTTGGAAACCTATCAGCTTCCGAGTGATGAAACTGTACTTGAACCATTACTAGCGAGTATTAATGCAACAATCCATGTTTCAGAGATCTTAAGTGATAATGAATACCAGGCTGTTATTGAAGATTTTCGTGCGGGAGGCGGACGCGAGCAGCGTTGGCGGACATTAATTGAGGAAACGGAAGATGCGAAGCAACAACTATTTGAATACTACAACCAACTTGTTACTCATAAAGTAGATCTACCTCATAAAGACTTATCCTTTTTAAGAGAAGAATTAGAAATTGCAAAAGAACGCTTAAAGACTGGCAAAAAACCAAATTTCTTCTTTTTTATGCTTAAGGGAAAATCATGCAAGTATTTGTTTGAAAAGCCTGTGGTTGATGGAAAATCAGTCAACACGTTAGAGGATATTGTGCCACTTGAAACCTACTTGAAGTATGAAGAGCTAAAACAAGAAACAGCTCGTAAATTCAATGGAAATATGGAAGAGATAGGGCATTCCATCATAGAACTGGAAGAGAAAAGGTTCCCTTACCTTTTAGAGGATCGGTTAAATGAGCTCAAATCAATCCAAGAATCGATTGATGCAGTTATTTCATTTAAAGAAAAAATTGCAGATTATAACCTTGATGAACTTGATCCATACTCACCAATAGATAATAAAAAGGTAAAAGCAGAGATGGAAACAGCGATTGAACATCTAAAATACCGTAAATGGGACCAGGAGTTTTACAAGGAACATCAACTGTTAAGAGAATTAAGTGACGAGGAAAAGATGCACCCGATTACAGAAGAGTTTACGGCTGCCTTTGAATCGAAGGATCGTGCTAAATGGAGCGACCTTTTGACAAGATTACAAACATTGCAAGAGAAACAATTGAACGTAAAACAGTTTTATCAGCTGCTCGATCCATTAAAACCATCCTTACCTCTAACTAGAAAGTGGATCGAATTTTCAGTTGGAAAACTAATTGATTTTCCAGAAGATTATAAAGAAGCTTTTGAGCTTAAGAAGTTGCAAACGTGGTTGGATGAAACAAAAGATATGAATGTTGCCCTTCTTAAAGGCCAGATAGAAGACGAGCATAAAGAACAAAGAAGGCTCGTGCGTGAAATCGTAAGTGCAGCCACCTGGAAGAACCAAGTGCAATCTATAACAGCGAGGGAGAAGAGAGCGCTGTCTGCATGGAAGTCTTATATTAAGCGGTTTGGTCAGGGTACAGGTAAGTATGCGCAGAACCATTTACAGGATGCTAGAGAAGAAATGAAAACAGCTCAAAGCGCGATCCCTGTATGGATTATGCCAGTTAACCAAGTGATCGAAAACTTCCCTGTTACAAACGACAAGTTTGACGTCATTATTTTTGATGAAAGCAGCCAATGCGACTTGTTTTCCGTCAATGTATTAATGCGAGGAAATAAAGTAATTGTAGTGGGCGATGATGAACAAATTAGTCCTCAATCGATTGGAATCAATCAAGAGGATGTCTATGACCTGACGAGACGGTACATGACGGGGATTCCGAATGCAACCTTGTTTGATGGGAATATTTCGTTATATGAAATTGCTGAACAAACCTTCCCTAAAGAAGGTAAATTAATGCTGCGAGAACACTTCCGTTGTGTACCCGAGATCATCCAATATTCCAATGACTTAAGCTACGGTGGGGAAATGATTCCTTTGCGATTGCCGTTAGAAGATGAAAAAATTGATCCACCCGTGCACGCTGTAAAAGTCGATGAAGGCTACAATGATGAGAGGAATAAAGACATTAACCTTCCAGAAGCGGAGGCCATCGTTGGTGACATCGGAGAAATGATCGAAGACCCTAAATTTGATGATCAAACGATTGGAGTCATAACCCTCCAAGGTCTGAAACAACATAGACTAATCGAGAATTTGATTCGTGAAAAAATTGGGGACCGTGAGTTTGTAAAACGTAAAATCATTTGCGGGAATCCTTACACCTTACAAGGGGATGAAAGAGATATAGTATTTCTATCCATGGTCGTAGCTCCTGATCGGAATTTTAGAGCCTTAACAAAATCCTCTGATAAACAACGTTTTAATGTTGCGGCAAGTCGAGCCAAGAACCAGATGAGACTCTACCACTCCGTAGAATTAGAACGGTTAAATCCAGATGATTTACGATATAAATTGTTGAGCTACTGTAAGAATCCAACACGTCTTAATGAACAAGTCGAAAACTTAGAAGAGCAGTGTGATTCTCCATTTGAAATTGACGTCCTTCGAATGATCCTATCTAAAGGATATAAAGTAACTCCACAGGTGCAAGTAGGGCGTTATCGAATCGATTTTGTGATTGAAGGATTACGTGATCGATTAGCTGTTGAATGCGATGGGGAGAAGTGGCATGGTCCTGAGAAGTTTGAGGAAGACATGCAGCGTCAGGAATCGCTAGAACGTGCTGGTTGGTTGTTTTGGAGAGTCCGGGGCCGAGAATTCTATTTTGATCGAACAAAGGCAATGGAAAGTTTATGGGAACAATTGAGTGAGATGGGGATTGAACCTGTTTATGATCATTCAGTGCTTAGTTAG